Below is a window of Saccharomonospora viridis DSM 43017 DNA.
CGTCGGGACGGGATGCGCACGTCAGCGAGGTGGCCGACCGAATCTCCGTGTCGTTGCGCACCGTGGCCGATTGATCACCGTTCCAGAGAGTGAAACGACCTGCTCCCGGTGGTGTTCCGGCCGGAGAATCGGACGCATGACGACCCGCCCGGACAAGCGTGTGCCCGACACCCTGTCGTTTCCGACCAACGCCGTTCACGCGGGCAACGAGATCGACGCCGGATCGGGGGCGATCCGCACCCCGATCATCATGGCCAACTCCTACGCGTTGCCCGAGGACCCGTCTCAGTTGAGCTGGTCAGGCACCGACGTGCCGCTGTACACCCGGAACTCGGGGGCCAACCAGCTCGCTCTCCAGCGCAAGCTGGTGGCGTTGGAAGGCGGGGAGGACGCGGTCGTCCTCGCCTCCGGGGTCGCCGCGCTGCACGCGGTGTTCTTCAGCCACCTGCGCACCGGCGATCACGTGGTCGTGGCCGACGTCACCTACGAGGCGACCTGGCGGTTGTTCGCCGAACTGCTCCCCGCCCGCTACGGCATCGAGGCCACCTTCGTCGACATGACGGACCTCGACGCCGTGCGCGCGGCGATCCGCCCCAACACGCGGATCGTGCACGTCGAGACCATCGCCAACCCGACCACCAAGGTCACCGACATCGCCGCGGTGGCCACGATCGCGCACGAGGCGGGGGCGATCCTGGTCGTGGACTCCACGTTCACCCCGCCGCCGCTGTACCGGCCGCTCGAGGACGGTGCCGACCTGGTCGTGCACTCGTTGACGAAATACATCAACGGGCACGGCGACGCGATGGGCGGCGCGGTGATCGGCTCGGCCGAGTTGCTCGAACCGATCAAAAGCGAGGCGATGGTCGACGTGGGCGGGGTGATCTCCCCGTTCAACGCCTGGCTGATCACACGTGGTTCGGTGACGCTGCCGCTTCGGCTGCGTCAGCAGCTCACCTCGGCCGCGCGGATCGCCGAGCAGCTGGAGCAGGATCCCCGCATCGCCTATGTGGCCTATCCGGGGTTGCCCAGCCACCCACAACACGAGCTGGCCACCCGGCAGTTCGGTGGCCGTGGCTATGGGGGGATGATGGCGTTCGCCGTCAAGGGCGATCCCGACACGCAGAACCGGTTCGTCGCCAACCTACGCGTCATCACCTCGGCGGTCTCGCTGGGCCACGACGAATCCCTCATCGTGCACGTCGGCACGAAGGGACCGCGGGTCGTGCACTACCCGGAGCCGTTCCGGAAGTGGGGCCATCTGCGGTTCTCGGTCGGCCTCGAGGACACCGAGGACCTGCTCGCCGACCTGACCCACGCCCTCGACGCCACCTTCGGCTGAGCGTCATCCGGCGAGAGTCGAAGCCTGCTGGTTCCTTCCGTCGGGAAGGAACCAGCAGGGAAGCGGTGGTCGGCTATTCCGACGCCACGGTGAAGGGCGAGGTGACCGGTGAGCGGCTGCGCCTGCACCGGACGCGGTGTGAGCGCAGACCGGGCAGCACGGTTCACCTGAGAGCCTTGCAGCTGGACGTGTTGCAGCTGGGCGTGGTCACTCGGCGCTGCCGCGGCCGGGACACAGTGCCGGGCGGTTGCGGGAGCGTGCCCGTGGTCGTGCCCCATCGTCCTACGCACTCCGTCGCAAGCGCGCCGTCCCTTGACCGACCGTCCGGCATCCCGGCCTCACCGGACGTCCAGGCGCGAAACCGCTCTGGGGCCACAGCGAGCGTGCTGTGTGTCACCACGGAGTGCGTAAGATGCGGAGCGGGTTGCGAGCGCCGTCGTCCTCTCCTTGCTCTACCGGTCTTCCCGGTGATCGTGGGACTTCTGTTGCTGGGTGAGCGACTTCGTCGCTTCCGGACAGTCGGACTGGCGACCGCGTCGGTCGCGACGGTCCTCATCGCGGTGGGGTGAGGGCTGTGGGAGTGCCGCCACCGGAGCTTGCAGATTCCTCTCATCGCCCGAGTCCACTGAGATGATGTGAGTCCTTGTCCGACACACGGGTTCGAGACAGGGCGTGCCCGGCCTTGGGCGTGAACACCTCGTGGTCACTGGTCGGTCGGTCCCCGTTCCGGCGCCCCAAGTCCGGTGGCCGACCGCGTCGACCCGACTCCACCCCATGGGCCGGCCGGTTCCCTTCGAGACCGGGCCGAGTTCCGCTGTCTGGTGGGCGATTGCCGAGTCATCGGCGGAAATTCCGTCCCTTGTGGATAGGAATGTGCCTTTCGTCGGAGACGAGACGTTGCTGGAACGTCGACTCGAGACCCCGCCGGAAGGTGACCGACCATAACGGTCCCCTCTCGCGATCATCACGAACCGGCGTTGTGCGTTACGTCCATCGGTACGGACCCGATGGACGAACCGTGTTTATGAAACGTTTCGGAATTTTCGCCGCCGTGGTGGCGGTGGCGATGACGGCGTCCTGCTCGACTTCGACGGACGAGGAGCCCGGCGCTGCGAAGGGAACCGCCGTCGAAGAGGCGACGAACGCGCAGGAGGAACCGCTGACGGCCGAAGCCGCCCTCGGTGATCTTTCCACGGTTGACTTCTGCGGACTGCTCGACACGAAGGCCCTCGAGGAGGGGATCGAAGGAACACTCGCTTTCACGCAACCGGGCTTTTCGCAGTGCCTCGTCGGCATCGACACCCAGGGCGGGAGGGTGATCGCGACGATCGGCAATCTGTACGACAAGTCGGAGTCGACCAACTGGCCCTCCGAGGACGAGACACTGTCCCGCTCGGTGCACCGGCAGGTCATCGCGACCGAGGTGGGCTGCGTGAGGGCGCTGCTCTTCGCCGACGAGATCGGCTTGGAGGTCTTCGCGTGGGAACTGGAAGACGCCGGGAAGCTCGACACGGAGACGATCTGTCACATCGCCGATGCCGTGACCGACGGCGTCCAGGACGCTGCCTTGTCCGAGGACACGTTCACGCTCTCGTTCCAACCGGGTTCGCTCGCGGAGTTGGAGCCGTGCTCCCTGCTCGAGGACACCGAGGCCGCCAAGGTGCTCGGAGGCGAGACGAGTGCGCAGGAGCAACTCGGTGGTCACGGTTGCACCTGGGAGGTCTCATCCGGTGAGAGCACGGGAGCCACGGCTGAGTTGACCTTCGACGTGGCGTTGACAGCCGACCTGTCGGGTTTCTCCGGCGAGATCGCGGGGCGGCCGACGCAGATGTCCGTCGACAGGTACATGTGCCAGGTGGCGACCCCACACATCCCGTTCTCCGAGGAGAACCCGAACCAACGGGAGGTGGTCACCCTGTTGGCCATGGCCACGTGGGAGGACCCTTGCCAGGCCGTCGAGGAACTCGCCGAGGTGGTGTGGCCGCAGCTTCCCAAATTCCCCGGCTGAATATCCCGAACCACGGCACCCGCAGGCATCGCTGCTTGCGGGTGCCGTGCTGTCGTGGGTGTCGACCGGCGACTCATTGGGCAGTCCACCGGGGACGGTGCGTGGGCGGTACGTGCCGGGGCCGCCCTTGATGACGCGCTCGCCCATAGTCGATGTCGGTGCCCTTCGGCGGGTGTGTCACCGATCCCGGAGCGCGTGACTCGTTCGGCCGATTCCTCAGCGGAGAAGCCCTCCCGCATCCGGCACTTGACCTCCGTGAGGCGGTCCGTCGGTGCGTCAGGCGCCGATACCGTCCAACCTCGCGAGCGCATCCTCGGGCAGTTCCAGCGAGGCCGCCGCGACGTTCTCCCGCAGGTGCGCCACCGACGACGTGCCGGGGATCAACAGGATGTTCGGTGACTGTCGCAGTAGCCACGCCAGCGCCACCGCCTGGGGTGAGGCACCCAGTTGCTGGGCCACAGTGTTCAGGGCGTCGGACTGGATCGGGTTGAATCCGCCCAACGGCCAGAACGGCACGTAGGAGATCCCCTGTTCGGCCAGCCATGCGATGAGCGGTTCGTCACCTCGGTGCGCGAGGTTGTACCAGTTCTGCACGGTCACCACCGGCGCGATCGACTGTGCTTCGCGCACCTGTTCCTCGTTGACGACGCTGACCCCGAGGTGTTTGATCAACCCCTGTTCGCGCATCTCGGCAAGGGCGCCGAACGGTTCGGCCAACGAACCGGGCACCGGGGAGTGCCCGTCGGGACCACCACCGACGCGCAGGTTGACCACGTCGAGCACGTCCACGTCGAGAGTACGGAGGTTCGACTCCACCTGCTGTCGCAGTTGTTCGGGTGAACGCGCGTGCGGCCAGCCGCCGTGCTCGTCCCGCACCGCCCCGACCTTGGTGACGATGTGCAGCTCCTCGCCGTAGGGGGCCAGCGCCTCGCGGATCAGCTCGTTGGTCACGTGGGGCCCGTAGAAGTCGGCCGTGTCGATGTGGTTGATCCCGAGCTCGACGGCGGTGCGCAGCACGGCGATCGCCTCGTCGCGATCCTTCGGAGGCCCGAACACCCCCGGGCCGGCCAGCTGCATCGCGCCGTAGCCCATTCGGTGGACGGTGAGCCCTTCGGCCATCGTGAACGTCCCGCCGAGGGTGTTACCCGCCATGACCCGTTCCCTTCTTCGCTGACCGGCGTGCGGAATCGAGGTTTCGATGCCACGCATTATTCAACGCGATCCTCGCGGCCCACGCCCGCGAGATCCCGCAGCAGTGACGTCGGACTCTGTCTCGGGCGGGGAGGGTCGCCGGTGAAATCCTTAGGTGGGTGTCCCGACAGGGGTGACACGTGTGCTGAGTGATGCACCGTCTCGAACGCCTGTTTGGGTTCTGTGGTGACAAGTGGGGATCGTGCTCGACTCGCTCAGCCGGCTGCATACTCCAGCAGGGTGTATAACGACTTATACCCACCGCCGTGGGTGTGCCAATCCTAAGACCAGGCGGCCCGAAACTCCCGTCACCGTTCGAAACCGTCAAGCAAGAGAAACACCTGTACTGCC
It encodes the following:
- a CDS encoding trans-sulfuration enzyme family protein — protein: MTTRPDKRVPDTLSFPTNAVHAGNEIDAGSGAIRTPIIMANSYALPEDPSQLSWSGTDVPLYTRNSGANQLALQRKLVALEGGEDAVVLASGVAALHAVFFSHLRTGDHVVVADVTYEATWRLFAELLPARYGIEATFVDMTDLDAVRAAIRPNTRIVHVETIANPTTKVTDIAAVATIAHEAGAILVVDSTFTPPPLYRPLEDGADLVVHSLTKYINGHGDAMGGAVIGSAELLEPIKSEAMVDVGGVISPFNAWLITRGSVTLPLRLRQQLTSAARIAEQLEQDPRIAYVAYPGLPSHPQHELATRQFGGRGYGGMMAFAVKGDPDTQNRFVANLRVITSAVSLGHDESLIVHVGTKGPRVVHYPEPFRKWGHLRFSVGLEDTEDLLADLTHALDATFG
- a CDS encoding oxidoreductase, which gives rise to MAGNTLGGTFTMAEGLTVHRMGYGAMQLAGPGVFGPPKDRDEAIAVLRTAVELGINHIDTADFYGPHVTNELIREALAPYGEELHIVTKVGAVRDEHGGWPHARSPEQLRQQVESNLRTLDVDVLDVVNLRVGGGPDGHSPVPGSLAEPFGALAEMREQGLIKHLGVSVVNEEQVREAQSIAPVVTVQNWYNLAHRGDEPLIAWLAEQGISYVPFWPLGGFNPIQSDALNTVAQQLGASPQAVALAWLLRQSPNILLIPGTSSVAHLRENVAAASLELPEDALARLDGIGA